A single window of Syntrophales bacterium DNA harbors:
- a CDS encoding ribose-phosphate pyrophosphokinase, translating to MLERMRVFSGNSSLELSQAICEKLGIAMGKANVSTFSDGETRVEISENVRGMDVFVIQSTSNPVNLYLMELLVIIDALKRASADRLTVVIPYYGYARQDRKAAPRAPITAKLVADLLTAAGANRILSVDLHAGQIQGFFNIPVDNLYAMNILLEYLKVAYPDNNVVVSPDTGGVARARALARRFDQTPLAIVDKRRDSPNESEVMNIVGDVKGRRAIIIDDMIDTAGTMVQAAEALLAEGASEVVACSTHPVLSGPAIDRIQASQIREVIVTDTIALHEKARACDRIRVLTVSGLISEAIKRIYYHESVSSLFA from the coding sequence ATGCTCGAAAGGATGAGGGTTTTTTCAGGTAATTCAAGCCTCGAGCTGTCACAGGCCATCTGTGAGAAGCTCGGTATCGCCATGGGCAAGGCCAATGTGTCCACTTTCAGTGACGGCGAGACCCGGGTGGAGATCAGTGAGAATGTAAGAGGCATGGATGTTTTTGTAATACAGTCGACGAGCAACCCCGTCAACCTGTACCTTATGGAGCTCCTGGTCATCATTGACGCCCTGAAACGGGCCTCGGCGGATCGTTTGACGGTGGTTATCCCCTATTACGGATATGCCCGCCAGGACCGCAAGGCCGCGCCCCGGGCCCCCATTACGGCGAAGCTGGTGGCTGATCTTCTCACGGCTGCCGGTGCGAACCGCATCCTTTCCGTGGACCTCCACGCCGGCCAGATACAGGGATTTTTCAATATTCCCGTGGACAACCTCTATGCCATGAACATTCTCCTGGAGTATCTCAAGGTAGCCTATCCCGATAACAACGTAGTGGTGTCGCCCGACACGGGCGGTGTTGCGAGGGCGCGGGCACTGGCCCGACGCTTTGACCAGACCCCCCTGGCCATCGTGGACAAGCGGAGGGATTCTCCGAACGAGTCGGAAGTAATGAACATAGTGGGCGACGTGAAAGGGAGGCGTGCCATCATCATCGACGACATGATAGACACGGCGGGAACGATGGTTCAGGCCGCTGAAGCCCTGCTGGCAGAGGGGGCCTCTGAAGTCGTCGCCTGCAGCACCCATCCCGTTCTTTCCGGGCCGGCCATCGACAGGATTCAGGCGTCACAAATCCGGGAGGTTATAGTAACCGACACCATCGCGCTTCATGAGAAGGCCCGTGCCTGCGACCGGATCAGGGTCCTCACCGTATCGGGGTTGATCAGCGAGGCCATCAAGCGGATCTATTACCACGAGTCAGTCAGTTCTTTATTCGCATAG
- the ispE gene encoding 4-(cytidine 5'-diphospho)-2-C-methyl-D-erythritol kinase, protein MSPIVTRKSPAKVNLVLKVLGKRADGFHEIAGLMQRISLCDEMSFSLGGDGISLRCSGADLPENADNIAFRAAVLFREATGVPRGVSIEIRKRIPLAAGLGGGSSNAATTLTTLNDMTGAGLNGEDLTGMGAALGSDVPFFIQGVSSCWAFGRGELLRPVENLPTLWFVICNPGVPLSTVEVYGAYRIGLTNERIQYTIPRLQTVRQITDGLENDLERVSERICPAISDIKQRLMAEGALGALMSGSGPTVFGIFESPIDAEHAASRMREKKGAPFTVSARSM, encoded by the coding sequence GTGAGCCCCATCGTTACCAGGAAGTCCCCGGCCAAGGTCAATCTTGTTCTGAAGGTCCTGGGGAAACGGGCCGACGGATTTCATGAAATAGCCGGCCTCATGCAACGGATCAGCCTCTGCGACGAGATGTCATTCTCGCTTGGAGGCGACGGCATTTCCCTTCGCTGTTCCGGAGCCGACCTCCCTGAAAACGCTGACAATATAGCCTTTCGTGCAGCAGTCCTCTTCAGGGAGGCAACGGGAGTTCCCCGGGGAGTTTCCATAGAAATCAGAAAAAGGATCCCCCTTGCCGCAGGACTTGGAGGAGGAAGCTCCAACGCGGCGACCACCCTGACAACATTGAACGACATGACCGGGGCCGGACTGAACGGGGAGGATCTGACGGGCATGGGAGCCGCTCTCGGATCGGATGTTCCCTTTTTCATCCAGGGGGTCTCATCATGCTGGGCATTCGGCCGCGGAGAACTCCTCCGGCCTGTGGAAAACCTGCCGACCCTCTGGTTCGTGATCTGCAACCCCGGCGTGCCTCTTTCAACGGTTGAAGTCTATGGGGCATACAGAATTGGATTGACAAACGAACGGATACAATATACGATCCCGCGACTTCAAACGGTGCGTCAGATCACGGACGGACTCGAAAATGATCTTGAGAGGGTGTCGGAGCGGATCTGTCCTGCCATATCGGATATTAAACAACGCCTTATGGCCGAGGGAGCGCTGGGTGCCCTGATGTCGGGAAGCGGCCCCACGGTATTTGGAATCTTCGAGTCACCCATCGACGCCGAACACGCCGCGAGTCGTATGAGAGAAAAAAAAGGTGCCCCCTTTACGGTGAGCGCCCGTTCGATGTGA
- a CDS encoding glucose 1-dehydrogenase has translation MTCSLEGKKALVTGGSRGIGRAIALALADAGVDVAVASRKMPDLERVAEEIKGRGREAIAVPAHVGRLDQISEMVEKVRNVFGTIDILVNNAATNPTMAQAIDVDERGWDSIMNLNLKGLFFTSQYVARIMGERGGGSIINVSSVEGITPGILPVYSISKAGVIFATKVMARQWAHMNIRVNCIAPGLTRTEFSRALWDNPDILGAALTMTPMGRIGEPEEMTGAVLFFASDASSGYVTGQVLAVDGGNTI, from the coding sequence ATGACCTGTTCCCTGGAAGGAAAAAAAGCCCTCGTAACGGGCGGCAGCCGCGGCATCGGAAGGGCGATAGCCCTGGCCCTGGCGGATGCCGGAGTGGATGTTGCCGTGGCGAGCAGGAAGATGCCCGACCTTGAACGTGTGGCCGAAGAAATAAAGGGACGGGGCAGAGAAGCAATCGCCGTTCCCGCCCATGTGGGACGGCTGGACCAGATTTCGGAGATGGTCGAAAAAGTCAGGAACGTTTTTGGAACCATCGATATTCTGGTGAACAATGCCGCCACGAACCCCACCATGGCCCAGGCCATCGATGTGGACGAACGGGGCTGGGATTCGATCATGAACCTCAATCTCAAGGGCCTGTTTTTCACGAGCCAGTACGTGGCGCGGATCATGGGCGAGCGGGGTGGAGGGTCGATCATCAACGTATCTTCTGTCGAGGGAATCACTCCGGGGATTCTTCCGGTCTACTCGATCAGCAAGGCTGGCGTCATATTCGCGACGAAAGTGATGGCCAGGCAATGGGCCCACATGAATATACGGGTAAACTGCATCGCTCCGGGATTAACAAGGACCGAGTTCAGTCGCGCTCTCTGGGACAATCCCGACATTCTCGGCGCGGCCCTCACTATGACGCCCATGGGTCGCATTGGAGAACCGGAGGAGATGACGGGAGCCGTTCTGTTCTTCGCGTCCGATGCTTCATCGGGCTATGTCACGGGACAGGTACTCGCCGTCGACGGGGGGAATACCATTTAG
- a CDS encoding tetratricopeptide repeat protein has protein sequence MTRAAQLFRHCGLVAVLVVPLVMASACATDYRNREMAEMHLRTGIASIESGQFTEALRELFEARRLNPDDPRVYYHLGVSYYARGMRGDALSAFIRAVELRPDYSEALNYLGLIRFEEKDYSGAISYFQKALENILYDTPEFSLFNMGRAWREQRADDRALSFFEEAARVRPNRILPLVLMNMGTLLLTMDRPDEALKHLRESVRMAPYVADFRYALGEAFLAKGMTGDAVRELRRAIDLAPESEAATKARTILAILPPPDAAREQGRHSH, from the coding sequence ATGACCCGTGCCGCTCAGCTCTTCCGGCACTGCGGCCTCGTGGCCGTGCTGGTGGTGCCGCTCGTCATGGCGTCGGCCTGCGCGACGGACTATCGCAACAGGGAAATGGCCGAGATGCACCTGCGGACGGGCATCGCGAGCATTGAATCGGGTCAGTTCACCGAGGCTCTTCGGGAACTTTTCGAAGCGCGGCGGCTGAATCCCGACGACCCCCGCGTATATTATCACCTGGGAGTTTCGTATTACGCCCGGGGAATGAGAGGGGACGCCCTGTCGGCCTTCATCCGTGCCGTGGAACTCAGACCTGACTACTCGGAGGCGCTCAACTACCTCGGCCTTATTCGATTTGAAGAAAAAGACTACTCCGGAGCGATCAGCTACTTTCAGAAAGCCCTGGAAAATATTCTCTATGACACGCCTGAATTTTCGCTTTTCAATATGGGCAGGGCCTGGCGTGAGCAGAGAGCCGACGACCGGGCGCTGTCATTCTTCGAAGAAGCGGCGAGGGTCCGGCCCAACAGGATTCTTCCCCTGGTACTCATGAACATGGGAACCCTGCTCCTGACCATGGACCGGCCCGATGAAGCCCTGAAGCATCTTCGGGAATCCGTCAGAATGGCACCTTACGTGGCTGATTTCCGGTACGCTCTGGGAGAAGCATTCCTGGCAAAGGGTATGACAGGCGATGCCGTCAGGGAATTACGCCGGGCAATCGACCTGGCTCCCGAGTCGGAGGCGGCGACAAAAGCACGGACAATCCTTGCCATTCTGCCGCCCCCCGACGCCGCTCGGGAACAAGGCAGGCATTCACACTGA
- a CDS encoding aminoacyl-tRNA hydrolase: MSLSVSYCLSSEVPFSDFDWIVLLPATPQINDVLIGSHTYPGEYYFFGEHDNLGGFIEPGSAFNDDSFIRKEPWHACRPIMRRSLHTASLLDPAYSNNIDCTIKQKAFICPRIGEYSTYGFPVIHDDPGLPFDSIRMKAGGGTAGHKGPASIESNLGTSGFMQVRPGIGKPVDKSRIEGYVLEPSESH, encoded by the coding sequence ATGTCATTGTCAGTATCATATTGTTTGAGTTCCGAAGTACCGTTTTCGGATTTTGACTGGATAGTTCTACTCCCTGCCACTCCCCAGATCAATGACGTACTCATCGGGTCTCATACTTATCCTGGAGAGTATTACTTTTTTGGGGAGCACGATAATCTTGGGGGATTTATCGAGCCCGGCTCTGCTTTTAATGACGATTCGTTCATAAGAAAAGAGCCCTGGCATGCCTGCCGACCGATTATGCGAAGGTCCCTCCATACGGCATCACTCCTTGATCCGGCCTACTCGAACAATATCGACTGCACAATAAAGCAAAAGGCTTTTATCTGCCCTCGTATAGGGGAATATTCAACATATGGTTTCCCTGTTATTCACGATGATCCTGGCCTGCCTTTTGATTCCATCAGGATGAAGGCGGGCGGGGGAACTGCCGGTCATAAAGGGCCGGCATCTATCGAGTCTAACTTGGGAACTTCCGGTTTTATGCAGGTGAGACCGGGTATTGGCAAACCAGTTGACAAATCCCGAATAGAGGGTTATGTGTTGGAGCCTTCCGAAAGTCATTGA
- the pth gene encoding aminoacyl-tRNA hydrolase — protein MILVVGLGNPGSAYALTRHNLGAVVLEGLAESLSLPLSRRGHEARYASGYVATRPVMLARPDTYMNLSGRAVEKLVRYFKIDTPDIIVIHDDLDLPFGDIRIKEGGGDGGHKGLISIIDYLGSSGFVRVRCGIGRPVMKEMTESYVLGKLNDEEMKELPRIKDRGSQAVQAVIGSGTQRAMNEFNVRGQKTSDQGI, from the coding sequence GTGATCCTGGTCGTTGGTTTGGGAAATCCGGGGTCCGCCTATGCCCTGACACGGCATAACCTGGGCGCTGTCGTACTGGAGGGACTGGCGGAATCACTGTCATTACCCCTTTCGCGGCGAGGGCATGAGGCCCGGTACGCCTCGGGGTACGTGGCCACACGGCCGGTCATGCTTGCCCGCCCCGATACCTACATGAATCTCAGCGGGCGCGCCGTGGAGAAGCTGGTTCGTTATTTCAAGATTGACACGCCGGATATCATCGTCATTCACGATGATCTGGATCTTCCTTTCGGAGACATCAGGATCAAGGAGGGAGGAGGTGACGGAGGGCACAAGGGACTGATATCCATAATCGATTATCTCGGCAGTTCCGGATTTGTCCGGGTTCGATGCGGTATCGGCAGGCCGGTCATGAAAGAGATGACCGAATCCTATGTGCTCGGAAAACTGAATGACGAAGAGATGAAAGAACTGCCGCGCATAAAGGATAGGGGTTCCCAGGCGGTACAGGCTGTCATCGGTTCAGGAACACAGAGGGCAATGAACGAGTTCAATGTGAGAGGTCAAAAAACTTCAGATCAGGGGATATGA
- the fusA gene encoding elongation factor G, translating into MSSLKLSKIRNIGIVAHIDAGKTTVTERILFYTGKTHKLGEVHDGEAVMDWMPQEQERGITITSTVTACPWRNHEIHLIDTPGHVDFTIEVERSLRVLDGAVVVFCAVGGVESQSETVWHQADKYGVPKIAFINKLDRPGADYFQTINTMNDRFASTAIPVQIPCFDEGTFQGIIDLIGRRYLTWNDESMGVTCDVSDIPRRHREAAETYRETMIEALAESDDEMAEKYIEGEDIGEKDILSALRRTTLALKTVPVFCGSALRNKGIQPLLDGIVDYLPSPEEVRPVSGINPHTGEREVRDIKIKAPLTALAFKVMTDEGRKITYLRIYSGRITSGSEVYNANRQKRERVARLIKMHANKRERVDHAVAGDIVVAIGLKDTVTGDTLCDESSPVLLESMEFYEPVISQAIEAKTPDDQSRLSLALEKLTTEDPTLTVKFDEETAQTVISGMGELHLEIIIDRLVREFNTSVNVGKPRVVYRETIETEVESEEVFDKKLGEKKHYGHVTLKLEPNTRGAGIAIIDETEMTAVTSAFHPIIEQSIRDTSLSGPIAGYPVVDVIVRIQRIGYREGESSELGYQVATSTAFRNGLARANPVLLEPIMIVDILSPAEFMGEIIGNINSRNGEVVSITQKIPVSEIRAKVPLKHLFGYSTDLRSLTQGRAVFSTHFSRYDKQ; encoded by the coding sequence GTGAGTTCGCTGAAACTCTCGAAAATACGCAATATCGGCATTGTGGCCCATATCGACGCGGGCAAAACAACCGTCACGGAGAGAATTCTGTTTTATACGGGCAAAACCCATAAATTGGGCGAAGTCCATGACGGTGAGGCCGTCATGGACTGGATGCCCCAGGAACAGGAACGGGGCATCACCATAACCTCGACGGTGACCGCCTGCCCCTGGCGGAACCATGAAATTCATCTCATCGATACGCCGGGACACGTGGATTTTACCATAGAGGTGGAACGCTCCCTGCGGGTTCTCGACGGCGCCGTGGTAGTGTTTTGCGCCGTCGGCGGCGTGGAATCCCAGTCGGAAACCGTATGGCACCAGGCCGACAAGTACGGCGTTCCGAAAATCGCCTTCATCAACAAGCTTGACCGGCCGGGAGCCGATTATTTTCAGACCATCAATACCATGAACGATCGATTCGCGTCGACGGCCATACCCGTCCAGATCCCCTGCTTTGACGAAGGAACCTTTCAGGGCATCATCGACCTCATCGGACGGCGATACCTGACCTGGAATGATGAATCCATGGGCGTCACCTGTGACGTTTCGGATATTCCACGGCGACACAGAGAAGCGGCTGAAACATACCGGGAAACAATGATCGAGGCCCTTGCTGAATCGGACGATGAGATGGCCGAAAAATATATTGAAGGAGAGGACATAGGGGAAAAGGATATTCTGAGCGCTCTGAGGCGGACCACCCTCGCCCTGAAAACGGTCCCCGTTTTCTGTGGATCCGCCCTTCGCAACAAGGGAATCCAACCCTTACTTGACGGAATCGTTGATTATCTGCCGTCGCCTGAAGAGGTTCGCCCCGTGTCGGGCATCAACCCCCACACGGGCGAACGGGAAGTGCGGGACATCAAAATAAAGGCCCCGCTCACGGCGCTTGCCTTCAAGGTGATGACCGACGAAGGAAGAAAGATTACCTATCTGCGCATTTACTCGGGGCGTATCACATCCGGCTCCGAAGTATACAACGCGAACCGGCAGAAAAGGGAGCGGGTCGCCAGGCTGATCAAGATGCACGCGAACAAGCGTGAACGGGTGGACCATGCCGTGGCGGGGGATATTGTTGTTGCCATCGGCCTGAAAGACACGGTCACAGGGGACACGCTCTGCGATGAATCCAGCCCTGTTCTCCTTGAAAGCATGGAGTTTTATGAACCCGTTATTTCCCAGGCCATCGAGGCGAAAACTCCCGACGACCAGTCCCGCCTGTCTCTGGCCCTGGAAAAGCTGACCACGGAAGACCCGACACTTACGGTCAAGTTTGATGAAGAAACTGCCCAGACCGTTATATCCGGTATGGGGGAACTGCATCTGGAAATCATTATCGACCGTCTGGTGAGAGAATTCAATACCAGCGTCAATGTCGGGAAACCTCGCGTAGTCTACCGTGAAACCATAGAAACCGAGGTCGAATCGGAAGAAGTGTTCGACAAGAAACTGGGCGAAAAGAAACACTATGGTCATGTGACCCTGAAGCTGGAACCCAATACCCGAGGCGCGGGCATTGCCATTATTGATGAAACCGAGATGACCGCCGTCACCTCAGCGTTTCACCCTATCATCGAGCAGAGTATCCGTGACACTTCCCTGAGCGGTCCCATAGCCGGCTATCCCGTTGTCGATGTTATCGTCAGGATACAGCGTATCGGCTATCGCGAGGGAGAATCCTCGGAACTGGGGTACCAGGTAGCAACCTCCACGGCCTTTCGGAACGGTCTTGCCCGGGCGAACCCCGTACTCCTGGAACCGATCATGATCGTCGACATCCTGAGCCCCGCCGAGTTCATGGGTGAGATCATAGGAAACATTAATTCGAGAAACGGTGAAGTGGTGAGTATAACGCAAAAAATTCCCGTCAGTGAAATTCGCGCGAAAGTTCCCCTTAAGCACCTGTTCGGCTATTCCACAGACCTGCGCTCTCTGACCCAGGGACGGGCCGTGTTTTCAACGCACTTTTCCCGGTACGACAAACAATGA
- a CDS encoding GerMN domain-containing protein: MANKKEKKAKQLRAKKSRQKRRMGMLGIIVAVLAGFLIFFFVTLFDSLYPPTTGTATRTGTVTARQEKEQVTLFFADANERFLVPEVRYMTKSDSREERAALLVTALIEGSRQGGMRTIPTEAELINVTIGERDLAVVNFRKTLVDHHPGGSASEMMTIYSISNTIVKNIPSLTGVMIQVEGATRETLKGHMDISSPLGMNDELIIQERS, encoded by the coding sequence ATGGCAAACAAGAAAGAGAAAAAAGCGAAACAGCTTCGGGCAAAAAAGAGCAGACAGAAACGAAGAATGGGAATGCTCGGCATCATCGTGGCCGTATTGGCAGGTTTTCTCATTTTTTTCTTCGTGACTCTCTTTGATTCTCTGTACCCACCCACTACAGGTACGGCTACACGTACGGGAACCGTCACGGCACGGCAGGAAAAAGAGCAGGTGACTCTGTTCTTTGCCGATGCCAATGAACGGTTTCTCGTACCCGAAGTCCGGTATATGACAAAATCGGACTCGCGCGAAGAGCGGGCGGCCCTCCTTGTAACGGCACTCATCGAAGGGTCCCGTCAGGGCGGCATGAGGACCATCCCGACGGAGGCGGAACTGATCAACGTAACCATAGGGGAACGTGACCTCGCCGTCGTTAATTTCAGGAAAACCCTTGTTGACCACCACCCTGGAGGCAGCGCCAGCGAGATGATGACCATCTATTCCATAAGCAACACCATCGTCAAGAATATCCCTTCCCTGACCGGGGTAATGATCCAGGTTGAGGGAGCGACCCGGGAAACCCTGAAAGGTCACATGGATATTTCATCTCCCTTAGGAATGAACGACGAACTGATCATTCAAGAACGAAGCTGA
- a CDS encoding sodium-translocating pyrophosphatase → MFESKKSVWTFLLSGLIVLLSAGAAWAAEVNIQLPNLAEVSFMGGALGGMTILNVGIIISLIGMGFGVLQYAQTKNLPAHNAMLDVSQTIWETCKTYLFQQGKFLTALWVLIAICMIYYFGWLADQSMGRVLIILLASVVGILGSYGVAWFGIRINTVANSRAAFSSLSGNPLSIVNICLRSGMSVGLLLVSVELFVMLLILAYIPPDLAGACFIGFAIGESLGASVLRICGGIFTKIADIGSDLMKIVFHLPEDDPKNPGVIADCVGDNAGDSVGPSADGFETYGVTGVALIVFLSLALASTPEMGGKLIIWIFAMRILMILTSLASYFINHGISSAAFGDKKEFDFEQPLTNLVWITSIVSITVTFIASYCLLGDLPVEYSGLWWALAIIISCGTIAGALIPEFTKIFTSTSSRHCEETVNASRQGGPSLNILSGLVAGNFSAFWIGMVIMSLMFISYMVSQHAAILAIMPEIFKFAAPIFAFGLVAFGFLGMGPVTIAVDSFGPVSDNAQSIYELSLIESRPDVRDVVKKEYGIAPDFETAKHFLESADGAGNTFKATAKPVLIGTAVVGATTMVFGIIILLENLFGNIVASLSLVQPEIILGLITGGAVIYWFTGASIQAVTTGAYQAVVFIKKNINLDKEEASIEDSKKVVQICTQYAQKGMINIFIVIFFMTLALSFFNPYYFIGYLIGIAFFGLFQAIFMANAGGCWDNAKKIVEVDLKMKNTPLHEAAVVGDTVGDPYKDTSSVSLNPIIKFATLFGLLAVEIAVTMPNANVRVGLAVCFFVVALVFIYRSFYSMRIASDKLGE, encoded by the coding sequence ATGTTTGAAAGCAAGAAAAGCGTTTGGACATTTTTACTGAGCGGTTTAATCGTGCTGCTGTCTGCCGGCGCCGCTTGGGCTGCTGAAGTCAATATCCAGTTGCCTAATCTTGCCGAGGTTTCCTTCATGGGCGGCGCTCTCGGAGGGATGACGATTCTGAACGTCGGCATCATCATTTCTCTGATCGGTATGGGCTTCGGTGTCCTGCAGTATGCTCAGACCAAGAACCTGCCGGCGCACAATGCGATGCTCGACGTTTCCCAGACGATTTGGGAAACCTGCAAGACCTATCTTTTCCAGCAAGGCAAGTTCCTTACTGCTTTGTGGGTTCTCATCGCGATCTGCATGATTTATTACTTCGGCTGGCTGGCCGATCAGTCCATGGGTCGGGTCCTCATCATCCTGCTCGCTTCGGTTGTCGGTATTCTCGGTTCCTACGGCGTGGCCTGGTTTGGAATCCGGATCAACACGGTGGCCAATTCCCGCGCCGCTTTTTCGTCTCTGTCCGGCAATCCCCTCAGCATCGTCAACATCTGTCTGCGTTCCGGTATGAGCGTCGGCCTTCTTCTGGTCAGCGTTGAGCTTTTCGTGATGCTCCTTATCCTGGCATATATTCCGCCGGATCTCGCCGGAGCCTGTTTCATCGGTTTCGCGATCGGTGAATCACTGGGCGCTTCCGTGCTCCGTATCTGCGGCGGTATCTTTACGAAAATTGCCGACATTGGTTCCGACCTGATGAAAATCGTTTTCCATCTTCCGGAAGACGATCCCAAAAACCCCGGTGTTATCGCTGACTGTGTGGGTGACAACGCGGGTGACAGCGTCGGCCCCTCGGCGGACGGTTTTGAAACTTACGGAGTAACCGGCGTTGCCTTGATCGTTTTTCTCTCGTTGGCGTTAGCCTCCACGCCTGAAATGGGCGGAAAACTGATCATCTGGATTTTTGCCATGAGAATATTGATGATCCTCACATCCCTGGCCTCCTACTTCATCAACCACGGCATCAGTTCGGCCGCATTCGGCGACAAGAAAGAATTCGACTTCGAGCAGCCGTTGACCAATCTGGTCTGGATCACCTCGATCGTTTCCATCACGGTTACCTTTATCGCCAGCTATTGCCTGCTGGGCGACCTGCCTGTTGAGTACAGCGGGCTGTGGTGGGCGCTGGCTATCATCATCAGCTGCGGCACCATTGCAGGCGCGCTGATTCCTGAATTCACCAAAATCTTCACCAGCACTTCGTCGCGTCACTGCGAGGAAACAGTCAACGCCTCCCGTCAGGGTGGTCCTTCGCTCAACATCCTGTCGGGTCTGGTTGCCGGTAACTTCTCGGCTTTCTGGATCGGAATGGTGATCATGTCCCTGATGTTCATCTCTTACATGGTGTCCCAGCATGCAGCCATTCTGGCTATTATGCCTGAAATCTTTAAATTCGCCGCGCCGATCTTCGCCTTCGGTCTGGTGGCTTTCGGTTTCCTGGGCATGGGGCCTGTGACTATCGCAGTGGACAGCTTTGGTCCGGTGTCCGACAACGCACAGTCCATTTATGAATTGTCGCTGATCGAAAGCCGTCCGGACGTAAGAGATGTCGTCAAAAAAGAATACGGGATTGCGCCTGATTTTGAAACTGCGAAGCACTTCCTCGAGTCCGCCGACGGTGCGGGCAATACCTTCAAGGCGACAGCCAAACCGGTGCTCATCGGCACGGCGGTTGTCGGAGCCACCACGATGGTATTCGGCATCATCATTTTGCTCGAGAATCTGTTCGGTAACATTGTTGCAAGCCTGTCGCTGGTGCAGCCCGAGATCATTCTGGGCCTGATCACCGGTGGTGCGGTCATTTACTGGTTCACCGGTGCGTCCATTCAGGCGGTGACCACCGGCGCCTATCAGGCCGTCGTGTTCATTAAAAAGAATATCAACCTCGATAAAGAGGAAGCCTCCATTGAGGATTCCAAGAAAGTTGTTCAGATCTGCACGCAGTATGCGCAGAAGGGGATGATCAACATCTTCATCGTGATCTTTTTCATGACACTGGCCCTGTCGTTCTTCAACCCCTACTACTTTATCGGTTATCTGATCGGCATCGCCTTCTTCGGTCTGTTCCAGGCGATCTTCATGGCCAATGCCGGCGGTTGCTGGGACAACGCCAAGAAGATTGTTGAAGTCGATCTGAAGATGAAAAACACCCCGCTGCATGAAGCAGCCGTTGTGGGCGACACCGTCGGCGATCCCTACAAGGACACCTCGTCGGTTTCTCTGAACCCGATCATCAAGTTCGCGACGCTGTTTGGCCTTCTGGCCGTGGAAATTGCGGTCACCATGCCCAACGCCAACGTGAGAGTCGGCCTGGCAGTCTGCTTCTTTGTGGTTGCTCTGGTCTTCATCTACCGTTCTTTCTACAGCATGAGGATCGCCAGTGATAAACTGGGAGAATAA
- a CDS encoding 50S ribosomal protein L25, with translation MKTIEVEVTTRADTGKQAARKLRGEGRIPAVFYGFGIDSLPLSLNAADFLKKLGSDKPEGTFVKLKVKDDAGEVSSKLAVVKGFQVDTLKRSLVHADFYEIKMDRELTVDLPVHLVGHPLGIEDGGEIRELKREVKVSGLPGSLPDVIELDISGLVIGDTLKVGDISLAEGVTVLDGEDVALVTVAAVRVTELEEEIAEEVSDDEAEREESEESQPNIR, from the coding sequence ATGAAAACAATCGAGGTGGAGGTAACCACCAGAGCAGACACGGGCAAGCAGGCAGCCCGAAAATTGAGGGGAGAGGGCCGGATCCCCGCTGTTTTCTACGGATTCGGCATTGATTCCTTGCCTCTTTCCCTGAATGCCGCGGATTTTTTGAAAAAGCTCGGCAGCGACAAGCCTGAAGGGACCTTCGTGAAGCTGAAGGTGAAAGATGACGCGGGGGAGGTATCCTCAAAACTTGCCGTTGTCAAGGGATTCCAAGTGGATACGCTGAAGAGGAGCCTGGTGCATGCCGATTTTTACGAGATCAAGATGGATCGTGAACTGACGGTCGATCTGCCCGTTCACCTGGTGGGACATCCCCTTGGTATTGAAGATGGAGGGGAGATCCGTGAATTGAAGAGGGAAGTGAAGGTTTCCGGGCTCCCCGGTTCCCTGCCGGACGTCATAGAACTCGATATCAGCGGTCTTGTGATCGGTGATACTCTCAAGGTCGGCGATATCTCTCTGGCGGAGGGAGTAACCGTGCTTGACGGAGAGGATGTGGCGCTTGTGACGGTCGCCGCCGTGAGAGTCACTGAACTCGAGGAAGAGATTGCCGAAGAAGTTTCTGATGATGAGGCCGAGAGAGAGGAAAGCGAAGAGTCGCAGCCGAATATCCGGTGA